TTTAATTCAGTGTCATCTTGTGCCCAGTGCAGAAGGAGCAGACGTTACAGACCGGTGACAGCGAGGCACGCACTCCTGCACGCGTCTACAGCACAGTATGTCTATATTCACGTTCGTTGACATTTCCTGGAAGTCTTGGGCTGCGTGACGGCAGCGATCCGCTTGTCCTGAGTGCCTTTCTGATGTTATATTGTAATTTGGTCATGATGCGCCATTTAATAAACAAAAATCCATTTAACCGTTAAAGCCAGCGACCTCCTAAACACtgataaaacacaaacaaacatgagaaGACAGTGGAGTCATCTGTGACGGAGATACATTTAGTCTCCGTTGAACAGCTGCAGCGGCGTCCACCTAAAAACCACGTTCCGTCAGGGTGTGATCCGCGTTCTCCTCACCGAcgatttgttcattttttttgttctcctcATTCTCCCTTTGACAAACAACAGCTCTCAGGTTTTCCTCATCATGCGACGGGTTTGCCAAATGTCGAACTTGCTGTAGGCGGCCTGCAGCATCTCCTCCAAATGTCCTGTGAGCTGCGGGAACGTCAGAGAGATTAATGTCGGAAGCACCGAGTGTAATTGCTGTGTTGCCAACAATCGCCGAGAGACTTACGTTTGTACTCAAGTACTGACGTTGAAGTTTCTCCTGAAACGGCCGAAGCTTAGTCACCTGAAACTTCTCCAGGTTGGACTTCATTTTCATTACCTAGAATTAAACGTTTGCAGGTTTGTTAAGGTAGATGTGATTCTTGGgtcagcaaaagaaaagaagctaaACTGAATTCTAGAATTTGACGATGCAGCATTATTCTAAAAAATGGATTCTCTTACAGTCAGAATATAAGCgatgaaaaacaataaatggtTTCAAAGTAAACTATTGTTAGCAGGAAGTATTCATATTAGTCCTTTATCAGCAAGTACTCAAATGTATGTACTTGATCTAACATAAAGTAATAAAAGCCGGTTACAGCACAATTAATACGAGTCACCTTCTCCTCCAAAAATTGAGAGTTTACAGGAAAACACGACCAGAAGTGTCTTAACAactctccagcagctgcataAAGATGCTTCAACTCTGTTTGAGCCTCATTGGGTATCATCTCTGGAAAAAGGGGGAGAGAAATGCATCCAATTTAAATCCTTATCTGTGAATATTTCAGTCGTTATTTTTGGCTGTTCTCCTGTAGTCTCTCTACATCCTCACACACAGTGTAGACGTACTATGGGCTCACACTGCCCACCAGCTTTTCAGAGTGTAGCGAAATAGTAACGCTGTCTAGACTTCGTGCAACACTTACGATTTATAGCTTGCTGTGCTCCTTGCTGCATGAGGACGCCACCCGGAGAAAGAGCAGCAATGGCGGAACTGGCTGCTGTGCTGGACATTACCTGCAAAAGGGAACAGGAGGCAGGGTTCAGACTCAGTAGTGTTGGTGGAGGACAACTGAAAACATGACGATATAATTCTTAATCTTCATATGAAGACCCGAGGTGTTTAGGATCGAACCTGAGTGAGGTTGGGTTTGTAATTGATCATCTCATGCCGGATGAAGTTGACAGAGTTGATTATATCCTGGCTTGTCTTGTAGTGCTGGGACTGAAGTGGCACAGGACCATGAGCAtaccttaccccccccccccccacatggaaAAAAAGGGAAGGAGAAATGTCAATTTACATCATGTCACCATCAATTCAACTGGAGATGCATGAAACGAGAAGGACATTTCATTCTTGCACAAATTTCATCAGTTGAAGATGAGTTCATGCAGCCGTGTTATTGGTTTGAGAGGTCGCGATCGCTGGCAGGAAGCCATCTGTTTtgcattaatcaatcaatcaataatatgTAATGCAATAATCATGCCAATACATTTTAGGTTATGAGACTGTAATCGGCTCAGAAGGGACTGTACCTGTCAGACTTCTTGAGGTTTAGTGCAACTGTTTTTGGTCTGTTGCCCCCTTGCAGATCTTCGTACTCCAAGGCTTCGTGTAATTTAACCTAAGGAGACCAGAAAAGAGTGATTGCTAGAGAGTCTCAACCCGATCCAGAAAAGGGTCTTGAAGCTACAGTCGTCATACCTTCTTTACAGGAGGCTGGAAGAAGTCAGAATCCCTGGAGTTCCCATCTGTGCTGCTTGTCTCACTGCCTTGGTCAGTTTGTGTTTCCCTGTAACAATATCAGCGTTAAGAATTTACGATACCGAGGAAGGGACATCTTttcaaaaaaacgtctttacCCTTTGCGTGAGCCTGCCGCCAGCACCATCGCGCTGTGATGGTTAAACCGCTTAATAATGGCGGCATTGCTGCTCTCCCTCACCGTCCTGTTCGAATTAGAAGTTGAAGGTAATGTTGTGGAAGCTCCATAACCCTGCAGAAGAGACAATATCATGTCTCGAGGATATAGGGCAAAACAAACGATTAAAgctaataaaaaacaaattaggGGTTTTTTTGGATGAAGGAGCCGCGCCTCCTAAAATCTCACCTCATCTAATGTTTTGTCTTCTAGTGATAAGAGGTTGACCAAAGGATTCCTCACTCCTTGAACCACCAAAGACTTTAAACCTGCACGAGACAGATTGAACagttttacattcattcatttttttcattcattcatttacacaTTTAGTTTTAcatatgaaaacaaatctgtggAGAGGGATTTTTAACAAATGACGCGTTCCGACAATGCTCTAGATTCTACGTGAGAGTCGATTTGTGAAGTCCTACCCTTTTCATCCTGCTTGGCGCACTCTGAGAAGATGTCCTGTGTTCCTGTGTTGATGCGGTCTCTGTGAAAATAATGGGACTGAAAAAAGCGGGTCCAGAACTCCTTCTCCGTCAGGTTATGAGGCACATTCTCGCTATACTTCTGCTTCACTGCAAGTACAAATCAAGTTAATAGAACTTTATTCAGCCCAATATTTCATGTAAACACTGAAGAACAGCATTTATGCATTGCGTGTTACTAACAGAGACCACGCCTTCTTCTCGGGATCATGTTTCATGTTAACATGAACGCTCCCTGCTCAGTTACCTGCAGGGTACGTTCTGAAGATGGATTCAATGATGTCCGCTGTCAGATTATACCTCAAACCGTTGCAGCCATCTGTCTGAGGTCGAATGTCAGCCTAGAAATTAAGGATGATGTTAAATCTGTTAACTATTGAAAGTAGGCTGTTAATGCTGAAGTTCTCCTTCAACCAAGAAGCTTAAGATTAGATTGTTTCCCCCAATGCTTACCAGAAAGGCTCCAGATAtaccaacttcctgtttgttgttgtttagcgAGGAATCTGTAGTGTTAATGTCTCCGAGGCGGTTGGCCCAGAACTCATCGGCGCTGATCACCTGGCTCACCACGAGGTCTTTGTACAACTGGAAGAGCAACGGATCTTCTTGCAGCATTCTAAGGATAGAATCAAAGAGCAGAATGCAAGAAAGAAAGTGTGCAAACGCCTCAGAAATAATTTTCATAACAAGACATTGTTAGTTGTGTGACTAATTCAGAAAACCGCACTGATTCACTGTAAAGCACCAATcaatccatccttccattttctCATAGGAggagacgacctcaatcatctcgtctacagccgctcatccagccttgcgggtcacgggtgagAGGCGGTGCACACCCCCAAAAAGACACCGGCTCATCACGCGGCCGCATTAAGGACAAACAGCCACGCACActcacggacaatttggtgtgaccaattcTCCTGATCTGGTCCAAACTAACAcgtacctccgccaaggaggctaTGTTTTTGGCgccatttgtctttttgttagcaggattacagagaaactgctggatggaatcTGAAGATGGGTATTAGCCTAACTTGGATCTCATtgcattttgagagcgatccagataccgttctggatacaaaaaaaaatctggactAAGAATCATATctcgtaaaatatgcattcaattcactcaccaaaaatcacagtcataaatccaattacgaggagaatgagctgcgtGGTGGAGGTTTTTGCTCCAACAATACCATCTATAACATACCGTAGTTGCCATCTGACATGTCACGAGTGCAGTGAGTAAACATATATACGTGCAGTGATTTGGATCGAAGCTTTTTTGAATTTTCATTGCAAAGATGAACaaacacatatttatatttggaCAGCCAGATAGATAAATTAATTGTTGATTTTAGTGTTTTAATTAGATTTGTTACATTAACTAGCAATGTCTCACCtgtttttctcctccagctccttgttGGCTTTCTTCTTGAACttgggcagcagctgctgcagcagttcttTGGCAGCCTCTCTGTCTTTTAGCGCACTGTTCTCATTGGAAAAGTGGAACGTGGTGCTGTCGCCGGTGTGAAGAATCAGTTGAAGCTGAATCTTGGCTTTCCCATCCGGACTAATCTTCTGGCCTGTTCATATAACAAAGCCCATCTTGAGAACACATATCTCCAACATATTATGTTGGAACTATACAAATTTTGATAGCAACCAGTACTCACATCGAATATCAGCATACAAGTGGCTGACTGTGAATCGGTCTTTACCCTCTGGCCCCCAGGCTATACGCTCAGTCATCAGATAAAGGGTCCCATCCTGCTTCCTCTGGCGAACCTTTTTCACCACCAGCAACACCTCCTCTGATAGTGATGCCATGGCTCACGCAAACAGCTGAGAAACAGGACAAACTGTCACTGCATCAACAATAgtcacaaacagcagcatagATCCAATATTGCAGACTGAAGAACTAACTAGGCATTGGTAAGAAATAATTCGTGCAGCTAACGCTAACAGTGTAGACGAGAAAGAAATACCCTAAAGACATCGGAAATTAACTTATTTTACCTTTGAATAAACGACGCTGCAATGAACACGTCAATTTACCTCAACACATAATCCCGAACTAATGTGTTTCCGAATATAAACAACTCAAAACGGGTTATTTATAACGGAAATTCGACTACTGTTCCCAGTGAGCGCTCTACGCTGACATAACTGGTTGGTTGTGTGTTACACTAAACACGTTACGGCTGGATAACGCGATAAGGAAACAGTTCCGGTCAGAGTCCGATTAACATCAGTACGGCAAAAATCCACGCGATATATACAGAACTCTAATCCCGtcaacacagaaataaatacgTATTTGTTATTAATAGTGTCGTGTTATTCGACGTAAGGATTCATGCGACACATTGTAAAGCAACTGGACCACATTTATTTAGCGTCCGTATTTCACGATCCACAATCCAAACTTCCGTTCCGGCACATCCGGTtaacctttcacaataaaacaatagtaACTCAAACAGGTTACAccacaaataaatattagaaaatgtattaaaattaaaatggtaAAATATTTGGGCTTTGACAAGCCGATCAGGCGGGCGGGCAACAGGAGGAGTACAGAGCATACAAGGCTTGGGGAGGGATAGATAGACACACAGACGGACTAATAAAAAAGGATCATATACTAACATATACATTAAACTCATGTGGAATAACAAACCCAActgttatttcattatttaatatttaatgatatGATACTTGGGACTTTTATATTTTAAGTacatacttcttcctactccttttcgctcacgtaaattgcatagttagtgccttatggctattatttattgtttgagttattgttaattaatgttACATgcgctgcctgtgtgtgtgaatatgtatttatatatgtgtgtacagtatatatttgtaattatttatatgtttatgtatatgtgtgcgcatgtatttggcgttgttttatcattttattctttgttgtttacgtggtcgaaataaataaataaataaatcaaatatcttcatcctttttttttcttgagcCTGTTTTTGTACTGTGTTGACTCCAGAGAACCTCAATTTCAAGAGGACTCTGTCTGTATGGTTAATAAAGTGTATCGAATCGTATCATAAATAGTTTCAAACATCAATACGatccttttattattattatgtaatgctacaaattaaagaaaacaaaatttaggctgattggtgacactgtGTGTGAGGcagattgtctgtctctgtgttgccctgcgatggaccagcggcttgtccagggtgtaccccacctctcgcccattgactgctgggattggctcaagcttggcccgcgacccaatgatggaataagcggttggataatgaatgaatgaatgactttgTTTCATTCACTTAAAGAAATAATTAAAGATTGCTCTTGATTAAAACTGACTTTATTTCTACAAATCAGAACTAATGCTGCCAAGAGGATTGATCCGTCCTTAATAAGAAGTGAACACATCAAACCCATTCGTATCTAATTTATTAAAGTCCACATTCAAAGTTAAAAATGTTCCAACTGCTCCAATGGCCCAAACTTTCAAAAGTTGCCTCATAAAATAAGATATTCCCTTTATTAGTCCCACAA
The sequence above is drawn from the Brachionichthys hirsutus isolate HB-005 chromosome 5, CSIRO-AGI_Bhir_v1, whole genome shotgun sequence genome and encodes:
- the gtf2h1 gene encoding general transcription factor IIH subunit 1, whose product is MASLSEEVLLVVKKVRQRKQDGTLYLMTERIAWGPEGKDRFTVSHLYADIRCQKISPDGKAKIQLQLILHTGDSTTFHFSNENSALKDREAAKELLQQLLPKFKKKANKELEEKNRMLQEDPLLFQLYKDLVVSQVISADEFWANRLGDINTTDSSLNNNKQEVGISGAFLADIRPQTDGCNGLRYNLTADIIESIFRTYPAVKQKYSENVPHNLTEKEFWTRFFQSHYFHRDRINTGTQDIFSECAKQDEKGLKSLVVQGVRNPLVNLLSLEDKTLDEGYGASTTLPSTSNSNRTVRESSNAAIIKRFNHHSAMVLAAGSRKGETQTDQGSETSSTDGNSRDSDFFQPPVKKVKLHEALEYEDLQGGNRPKTVALNLKKSDRYAHGPVPLQSQHYKTSQDIINSVNFIRHEMINYKPNLTQVMSSTAASSAIAALSPGGVLMQQGAQQAINQMIPNEAQTELKHLYAAAGELLRHFWSCFPVNSQFLEEKVMKMKSNLEKFQVTKLRPFQEKLQRQYLSTNLTGHLEEMLQAAYSKFDIWQTRRMMRKT